From the bacterium genome, one window contains:
- a CDS encoding nodulation protein NfeD, whose product MRKIWFILLMGLLSVVSAGTILVLDFEGTVDPPMATYISRGIDRANLENAEAVLIVMDTPGGLLSATKSIVQKILNSRVPIIVYVYPSGSRAASAGAFIVVASHVAAMAPGTRIGAAHPVGIGMFSDTSAIMREKVTQDAAAWIRSIAKLRGRNVSVAQEFVLSSQSITASEALKLGVIDTMAKSIDELLQMLEGKVVTVNDEPDTLHTARANMVEIKMPPQQRFLHKILDPNIAYLLLMLGLLGIAIELQHPGAVVPGVVGVISILCAMYAFQILPVNYVGVLLIIAGIIMLILEVKMPGFGVLFTGGLVSILFGSFMLTASNEPALRIDWWTIIPVVAFFSVLFLFIVTKAVLIHRKPPKTGMEGLVGEMGEVIERISPKKTGRIFVHGEIWNARSNQNIKRGEKVKVIGVKGLVLEVEKVEE is encoded by the coding sequence ATGAGAAAAATCTGGTTTATCCTTTTAATGGGTTTGTTGTCGGTGGTTTCAGCGGGAACAATTCTGGTTCTTGACTTTGAGGGGACAGTTGACCCGCCTATGGCTACTTACATATCCCGCGGCATTGACCGCGCCAACCTTGAGAACGCGGAAGCAGTGCTTATCGTTATGGATACGCCGGGCGGGCTTCTTTCCGCAACCAAGTCCATCGTTCAGAAAATACTCAACTCAAGGGTCCCCATTATTGTCTATGTTTATCCGTCGGGTTCGCGGGCAGCATCAGCAGGGGCATTCATAGTTGTTGCATCCCATGTTGCTGCGATGGCTCCAGGGACGAGGATAGGTGCAGCACATCCTGTCGGGATAGGAATGTTCTCGGACACATCGGCGATAATGCGCGAGAAAGTAACCCAGGACGCCGCTGCATGGATTCGCTCCATAGCAAAACTTCGCGGAAGAAATGTTAGCGTGGCGCAGGAATTCGTCCTGTCATCCCAGTCGATAACGGCTTCCGAGGCGCTTAAACTCGGTGTTATCGACACTATGGCAAAAAGCATAGACGAACTTCTTCAAATGCTTGAGGGCAAAGTAGTTACGGTTAACGATGAACCAGATACACTTCATACCGCTCGTGCGAACATGGTTGAGATAAAAATGCCGCCTCAGCAAAGGTTTCTTCACAAAATTCTCGACCCCAATATCGCCTATCTGCTGCTTATGCTTGGTCTTCTTGGGATTGCGATAGAATTGCAGCATCCCGGAGCGGTCGTGCCCGGTGTGGTTGGGGTAATCTCAATTCTTTGCGCGATGTATGCCTTTCAGATACTGCCTGTGAATTATGTGGGCGTTCTATTGATAATCGCTGGAATAATAATGCTCATATTGGAGGTAAAGATGCCGGGATTCGGGGTTTTGTTTACCGGTGGGCTCGTGTCGATACTTTTCGGTTCGTTCATGCTTACCGCCTCAAATGAGCCTGCCCTAAGAATAGACTGGTGGACCATAATACCCGTGGTGGCTTTTTTCTCAGTCCTGTTCCTGTTTATAGTGACCAAGGCAGTTCTAATTCACCGCAAACCGCCAAAAACAGGGATGGAGGGACTCGTCGGAGAGATGGGGGAAGTTATAGAACGCATTTCACCGAAAAAGACTGGCAGAATATTCGTCCACGGCGAGATATGGAATGCCCGCTCCAACCAGAACATAAAGCGCGGCGAAAAAGTAAAAGTAATCGGAGTAAAAGGGCTTGTGCTTGAGGTGGAGAAGGTGGAAGAGTAA
- a CDS encoding T9SS type A sorting domain-containing protein gives MMRKLIFVFILISFGFSFAGWIHYFPQVIYGVRLPPHTGRFSDKICVHKITTVGDDIIIAFARGKAFTRLIRMDKHGRITDDLFFGYYDLDTTVYIQPMGLERGLRSYLELYFTRRTIPSSTWETGVLYFDSSLTVTDELIFDYGISYLGGDICRVDSSYIIGGIVVSRINFDGDTIWHLDMTDTLPDYYGVGIAVSPDKKFAFVCVADDRPDEYINTKVVKLDLDSGTVLWTKTALRVGWIREVNKNYFALYPTPDGGLFHFSRSTGRHSVYYYYPSSGDEYRVQPESGYGNFRFWCFTPIDSNLFWAGGAFKYGSDSTFAAIAKVRLEGEYYRLKFRFIYMKTFPIRGFVEKIIPFDDSLIIAGIGDAYVGEYSNYYFVMKTDTLGNTGIAENRFPLPASPKIAVYPNPFNKACRITYPYDEKWSVKIYNTKGRLVYESGEISGKSFVWQPEDRVESGLYIVVAGNEERNLAGKVFFVK, from the coding sequence ATGATGAGAAAATTGATATTTGTTTTCATTCTTATTTCGTTTGGCTTCTCATTCGCCGGTTGGATTCACTACTTCCCCCAGGTAATATATGGCGTCCGCCTTCCCCCACACACTGGCAGATTCTCAGACAAAATCTGTGTTCACAAAATAACGACAGTCGGTGACGACATTATAATAGCCTTCGCAAGAGGCAAAGCTTTCACAAGACTAATAAGGATGGATAAACATGGGAGAATAACGGATGATTTGTTTTTCGGATACTATGATCTTGATACAACTGTATACATACAACCTATGGGATTGGAAAGAGGGCTTCGGAGTTATCTTGAGCTTTATTTTACTAGACGCACTATTCCTTCCTCGACATGGGAGACTGGTGTGCTTTACTTTGATTCGTCGCTCACAGTCACAGACGAACTCATATTCGATTATGGAATCAGTTATTTAGGCGGTGATATATGCCGGGTTGACAGCAGTTATATAATCGGAGGCATAGTAGTCAGCAGGATTAATTTCGATGGAGATACTATATGGCACCTTGACATGACGGATACCTTGCCAGATTACTATGGCGTGGGGATTGCTGTAAGTCCCGATAAAAAATTTGCGTTTGTATGTGTCGCAGATGATAGGCCCGATGAATACATAAACACAAAAGTCGTCAAACTTGATTTGGATTCGGGAACTGTATTATGGACAAAAACGGCTTTGCGCGTAGGTTGGATTCGCGAAGTGAACAAAAATTATTTCGCGCTTTACCCAACCCCGGATGGTGGCTTGTTCCACTTCAGTAGAAGCACTGGACGACACTCCGTCTATTACTATTACCCGTCATCAGGAGATGAATATCGAGTTCAACCCGAGTCTGGCTACGGAAATTTTAGATTCTGGTGTTTTACTCCCATCGATTCAAACCTTTTCTGGGCAGGAGGCGCATTCAAATACGGCTCTGACTCAACCTTTGCAGCCATAGCAAAAGTAAGGTTAGAAGGAGAATACTATAGATTAAAATTCAGATTCATTTATATGAAAACCTTCCCCATCCGCGGTTTTGTTGAGAAAATCATTCCATTCGATGACTCGCTCATTATCGCTGGCATCGGCGACGCCTATGTCGGTGAATATTCAAACTACTATTTCGTCATGAAAACGGATACTCTCGGAAACACCGGCATAGCCGAGAATCGTTTTCCTCTCCCAGCCAGTCCAAAAATAGCCGTTTACCCAAACCCGTTCAACAAAGCATGCAGGATAACCTATCCCTACGACGAGAAGTGGAGCGTTAAGATATACAACACAAAAGGTCGTCTTGTCTATGAGTCCGGAGAGATATCGGGAAAAAGTTTCGTCTGGCAGCCCGAAGATAGGGTGGAAAGTGGGTTATACATCGTTGTTGCGGGCAACGAAGAAAGAAATTTGGCCGGAAAAGTATTTTTTGTAAAGTAA
- a CDS encoding MFS transporter, which yields MAEQKRKFREFIWATYDFADTIFSMNVVSLYFPLLVVSDFGAPDMYVSVANSISQLLVVFLAPIFGLLSDRVGKRMGFFWSFALGTALGTIAIRLGASMGTLGFVLVSFVVANVSYQLSLTFYNSLLPRVAKPERWGVVSGLGTALGYVGSIAGMAIVMPFNTGSLFGLRVPIPAGGRIATFIPTALLFFAFALPTLIYFWLDERKRKYPAEKSQVQGLKAIFETLSDSKKYPGIRRFLLARLFYQEAVETTIIFMGVFAEKAMGMDDASKIAFFIIATTAAIIGSFLWGRITDSIGAHRALIYDLIGWVIGLLAIAFFPHRVVFWAVGAWLGVMLGGVWTTSRPYLLRLAPKDAVGRFFGLYSMTGKAAAVVGPIVWGATTLLFAPLGQRIAYQAAVAMMAVLVTVGMLIILKNKDIEMLIKS from the coding sequence ATGGCTGAGCAAAAGCGAAAATTTCGTGAGTTTATATGGGCTACATATGACTTTGCCGACACCATTTTTTCTATGAATGTGGTGTCTCTTTATTTCCCGCTTCTTGTCGTAAGCGACTTCGGTGCTCCTGATATGTATGTTAGTGTGGCAAATTCTATCTCACAGCTTTTGGTAGTGTTTTTGGCGCCTATTTTCGGTTTGCTTTCGGACAGGGTAGGAAAAAGAATGGGATTTTTCTGGTCTTTTGCGCTTGGGACAGCCTTGGGAACGATAGCTATTCGCCTCGGTGCCTCAATGGGAACTTTGGGATTCGTTTTAGTATCGTTCGTAGTGGCGAATGTTTCCTATCAACTATCGCTAACTTTTTATAATTCACTGCTTCCCCGGGTTGCGAAACCTGAGCGCTGGGGTGTCGTAAGCGGTCTCGGAACTGCACTCGGATATGTGGGTTCCATAGCTGGGATGGCTATTGTTATGCCGTTCAACACCGGAAGCCTGTTCGGGCTCAGAGTTCCCATTCCAGCCGGAGGAAGAATTGCTACTTTTATTCCTACTGCTCTACTTTTCTTTGCTTTTGCGTTGCCAACGCTGATTTATTTCTGGCTCGACGAGCGAAAGAGAAAGTATCCTGCGGAAAAATCGCAGGTCCAAGGTCTTAAAGCAATTTTTGAAACACTTTCTGATTCGAAAAAATACCCCGGTATCCGAAGATTTCTTCTGGCAAGGCTTTTCTATCAGGAGGCCGTTGAGACTACGATAATTTTTATGGGCGTTTTCGCGGAGAAAGCTATGGGTATGGACGATGCTTCCAAAATAGCTTTTTTCATTATCGCCACTACGGCAGCTATAATTGGTTCATTTTTGTGGGGCCGCATTACTGACAGCATAGGAGCACATCGCGCGCTTATCTATGACCTTATAGGCTGGGTGATTGGTCTTTTAGCTATTGCTTTTTTCCCACATCGGGTGGTTTTCTGGGCAGTAGGAGCTTGGTTAGGTGTCATGCTTGGCGGCGTCTGGACCACATCGAGACCATACTTGCTTCGACTCGCTCCAAAGGATGCTGTCGGAAGATTTTTCGGCTTATATTCGATGACTGGCAAAGCAGCAGCAGTCGTGGGACCAATAGTTTGGGGAGCAACCACTTTGCTTTTCGCTCCGTTAGGACAGAGAATAGCATATCAAGCTGCAGTAGCAATGATGGCGGTGTTGGTCACCGTGGGAATGTTAATAATCTTGAAGAATAAAGATATTGAAATGTTAATTAAATCCTAA
- a CDS encoding glycosyltransferase family 4 protein → MNVLIVNTLYYPQGGAPQYGLMLAKLLSGAGHNPIPFAMKTPHDLPTPYSKYFVSFIDFKEELRKRSPKSFFKVLSRIFHFSEAAEKIDALLADVQVDIVHLNNFLHHISLSIIEPIKKRRIPIVWSLHDHILVCPNTNLYNDKLGEPCDLCRNFIKRLVLPPVKRCKKGSFGASLMASLEALYIATKKPALIPKFFIAPSNFLVRKHAEMGFDTTRFVVVPNPVDTKFFTPHPEPGNYALYFGRLSAEKGLEHMIKAFAMLGKYELVIAGDGPMRAELEKLAETLAAPVRFVGRLVGEKLRELIYRSRMVILPSVCFENAPLMVLEGMASAKPILASNIGGIPELVTDDVGILFEPGRAEGIADAVAKLWNDERKLITMGNNARRRVEENHSPEVHLVKILELYRMAAGGNG, encoded by the coding sequence ATGAATGTATTAATCGTAAACACTTTATACTATCCTCAAGGGGGTGCACCGCAATATGGCTTAATGCTTGCAAAGTTGCTTTCAGGGGCTGGACACAATCCGATACCGTTCGCAATGAAGACCCCTCACGATTTGCCGACTCCCTATTCGAAATATTTCGTAAGCTTTATCGACTTCAAAGAAGAGCTTAGAAAACGCTCGCCCAAAAGTTTTTTTAAAGTTCTTTCGCGGATATTCCACTTTTCCGAAGCAGCAGAAAAAATCGACGCCTTACTCGCAGATGTCCAAGTGGACATCGTTCACCTTAACAACTTCCTGCATCACATTTCGCTTTCGATTATCGAGCCTATAAAAAAACGCAGAATCCCCATAGTCTGGTCTCTTCACGACCACATACTGGTTTGTCCCAATACTAATCTTTACAACGATAAGCTGGGCGAACCTTGCGACCTTTGCAGGAATTTTATTAAACGGTTGGTGCTTCCGCCTGTCAAACGATGCAAAAAGGGTTCCTTTGGCGCAAGCCTCATGGCATCACTTGAAGCATTATACATTGCAACCAAAAAACCCGCCTTAATACCGAAATTTTTTATTGCGCCAAGCAATTTTCTTGTTAGAAAGCACGCGGAAATGGGCTTTGATACTACCCGATTCGTAGTAGTACCCAATCCAGTTGACACAAAGTTCTTCACGCCTCACCCCGAGCCAGGAAATTATGCTCTTTATTTCGGAAGGCTTTCCGCTGAAAAGGGTCTTGAGCACATGATAAAGGCATTCGCGATGCTTGGGAAGTATGAACTTGTTATCGCTGGTGATGGTCCCATGCGTGCTGAGCTCGAAAAGCTGGCGGAGACTTTGGCTGCCCCCGTAAGGTTTGTAGGAAGGCTTGTTGGCGAAAAACTTAGAGAACTCATATATCGTTCACGGATGGTAATTTTACCCTCAGTCTGTTTCGAAAATGCACCTCTTATGGTTCTCGAAGGCATGGCGAGCGCAAAACCCATTCTTGCAAGCAACATTGGCGGAATTCCCGAGTTGGTTACCGACGATGTAGGCATCCTTTTTGAACCCGGCAGAGCAGAGGGCATAGCAGATGCGGTAGCAAAATTGTGGAACGATGAGAGGAAGCTGATTACTATGGGTAATAATGCCCGCAGACGAGTTGAAGAGAATCATTCCCCGGAGGTTCATCTCGTAAAAATTCTTGAGCTTTACAGGATGGCGGCAGGTGGGAATGGCTGA
- the fabD gene encoding ACP S-malonyltransferase, which yields MSTAFVFPGQGSQYPGMGKDLYDKFDIVREIYKRADSLSGLKISELSFEADKQTLSQTQYTQPCIFVHSYAVLNVVDESYDSVAGHSLGEYSALVAAGVLTFEDGLHAVVERGRLMSQAKKGGMLAPLGVALEDVKEVVSSLKSEGIIEVANYNAPGQFIISGEIEILDKAEKMLSERGAKKVVRLAVSGAFHSPLMEEAQKEMEKVLSKIDFSPPKVRFYANVTGDRVENPEEIRKNLVLQLTHPVRWIDIVESMVRDGDNRFVEIGPGKVLRGLIKRIAKDVETVGYEEILRKE from the coding sequence ATGAGCACAGCATTCGTTTTTCCGGGGCAGGGTTCACAATATCCCGGGATGGGCAAGGATTTATACGACAAGTTTGACATCGTTCGCGAGATTTACAAAAGAGCAGATAGCCTTTCGGGACTTAAAATAAGCGAGCTATCTTTCGAAGCTGATAAACAGACGCTTTCCCAGACGCAATACACTCAGCCCTGCATTTTCGTTCATTCGTATGCGGTTCTTAATGTCGTTGACGAAAGCTACGACTCTGTTGCTGGGCACTCGCTCGGAGAATACTCGGCGCTTGTGGCTGCTGGCGTATTGACCTTTGAGGATGGTTTGCACGCCGTCGTAGAGCGCGGAAGGCTTATGTCGCAGGCAAAGAAAGGTGGAATGCTGGCTCCGCTTGGGGTTGCACTCGAGGATGTCAAAGAGGTGGTTAGCTCGCTAAAGAGTGAGGGGATAATCGAAGTAGCAAACTACAACGCGCCCGGGCAGTTCATTATAAGCGGTGAAATCGAAATCCTTGACAAAGCCGAGAAAATGCTTTCCGAACGAGGTGCGAAAAAAGTGGTTAGACTCGCTGTATCGGGTGCTTTCCATTCGCCACTTATGGAGGAAGCTCAAAAAGAAATGGAGAAAGTGCTTTCCAAAATAGACTTTTCTCCGCCGAAGGTCAGATTTTACGCTAATGTCACCGGTGATAGAGTTGAAAATCCCGAAGAAATAAGGAAAAACCTCGTCCTTCAGCTTACTCATCCCGTTCGCTGGATTGACATAGTAGAAAGCATGGTTCGTGACGGAGACAACAGGTTCGTTGAAATAGGACCGGGTAAAGTTTTGCGTGGGCTAATAAAACGGATAGCAAAAGATGTAGAAACAGTCGGCTACGAAGAAATACTAAGAAAGGAGTAG
- a CDS encoding phosphatase PAP2 family protein — protein MLDAIAKIDLIAFNFINHHLACRILDFTMILMSDRKLWIPIIFSGMIFLVVFGGKRGILAAVAIIIAVSISDLTAAKFLKPLIGRLRPCLSLDVRLVLGCGGRFSFPSNHAANSAAIAMALFTFYKKSLRFTVPLAIAVGFSRIYLGVHYPSDVLGGFAIGAAIGYATSWVIKQIFAKNADHNRKNTVPRADFRTDNYKGEQGC, from the coding sequence ATGCTTGATGCGATAGCAAAAATCGACCTTATAGCATTCAACTTTATAAATCACCATCTTGCGTGTCGAATCCTTGACTTCACCATGATTCTTATGAGCGACAGGAAACTTTGGATACCGATAATTTTTAGTGGCATGATTTTTCTCGTCGTTTTCGGCGGTAAGCGGGGGATTCTTGCAGCAGTAGCAATAATAATTGCCGTCTCCATATCCGATTTAACAGCTGCTAAGTTTTTAAAGCCACTCATAGGGCGTCTAAGACCATGCCTAAGCCTCGATGTCAGGCTTGTTCTGGGCTGCGGCGGAAGGTTTTCGTTCCCATCAAACCACGCTGCGAACAGCGCAGCGATAGCAATGGCGCTTTTTACATTCTACAAAAAATCACTAAGATTCACAGTGCCACTCGCTATTGCCGTGGGGTTCTCGCGAATTTACCTTGGTGTCCACTACCCAAGCGATGTGCTTGGAGGGTTCGCGATAGGCGCAGCGATAGGATACGCAACATCGTGGGTAATAAAACAAATTTTCGCCAAAAATGCTGACCATAATAGGAAAAATACGGTTCCCCGAGCGGACTTTCGGACGGATAATTATAAAGGGGAACAAGGTTGTTGA
- a CDS encoding radical SAM protein, whose product MDGLIAITYRCNARCKMCHIWQHPSKPSEEITPKDLEKIPDGLRFVNITGGEPFVRDDVGDFIEVLRKKAGRIVISTNGFFTDKILDIAKKYPDVGIRVSLEGFSKVNDYLRGMDGGFERGLKTLVELHAMGHKDIGFGITLSDDNIEDLLPLFHLSEAMGMEFATAAVHNSYYFHKEDNKISRQNEMIKALEQLVNELLATSRPKNWFRAYFNHGLINYVRGGKRLLPCMAGTVLFFIDPYGEVHPCNAMNVSFGNIKDKSWDELWHGEHAEKIRKMVAQCQKNCWMIGSVAPMIKRNLIRVGMWVAARKLGSIFGVRYNASK is encoded by the coding sequence ATGGACGGGCTTATCGCTATAACCTACAGATGCAACGCAAGATGCAAAATGTGCCACATCTGGCAGCACCCGTCAAAACCATCTGAGGAGATAACGCCTAAGGATTTAGAGAAAATCCCTGATGGGCTGAGATTTGTTAATATAACGGGTGGGGAACCTTTTGTCCGCGACGATGTTGGCGATTTTATTGAGGTCCTCAGAAAAAAAGCCGGGCGAATAGTGATAAGCACCAACGGTTTCTTCACCGATAAAATTCTGGACATCGCGAAAAAATACCCCGATGTCGGCATAAGAGTAAGCCTTGAGGGTTTCAGCAAGGTTAACGATTATCTTCGCGGCATGGACGGCGGTTTTGAGCGCGGTCTTAAAACACTCGTAGAACTTCACGCGATGGGGCACAAGGACATAGGTTTCGGCATTACGCTTTCAGATGATAACATAGAGGACTTGCTGCCGCTCTTTCACCTTTCCGAGGCTATGGGAATGGAGTTCGCCACCGCTGCTGTCCATAATTCATACTATTTCCACAAGGAGGATAACAAAATTTCGCGCCAAAACGAGATGATAAAAGCGCTTGAACAGCTGGTTAACGAGCTTCTCGCCACATCCCGTCCAAAAAATTGGTTCAGGGCATATTTCAATCATGGACTCATAAATTATGTTCGTGGCGGAAAAAGGTTACTGCCATGTATGGCTGGAACGGTTCTTTTCTTTATAGACCCTTACGGCGAGGTTCATCCGTGCAATGCAATGAATGTGAGCTTTGGCAACATTAAGGATAAAAGCTGGGATGAGCTTTGGCACGGTGAGCATGCGGAAAAAATCCGCAAAATGGTGGCGCAATGCCAGAAAAACTGCTGGATGATAGGTAGCGTTGCACCGATGATAAAAAGAAACCTTATTAGGGTTGGCATGTGGGTCGCTGCCAGAAAACTTGGCTCGATTTTTGGCGTTCGCTACAATGCATCCAAATGA
- a CDS encoding SagB/ThcOx family dehydrogenase has translation MKCKNLLKLAFILIVVVLTCTGSVRMKLPKPNLKGTVSVEEAIARRRSIRRFKKRPLTIKQISQLLWACQGITDPINKLRAAPSAGATYPFETYVVVGDVEGLEDGVYHYEPETHSITLVRSGDLRRLLAIACLRQMFIEDAPATIVLAAVFERTKRYYGERAYRYISMEAGHIGENLHLQCVAMGLGTVMVGAFYDNDVKTVLGIDEHPLYVMPVGYPR, from the coding sequence ATGAAGTGCAAAAACTTGTTAAAATTGGCGTTTATCCTTATCGTTGTTGTTTTAACCTGCACGGGGTCCGTGAGAATGAAGCTACCAAAACCCAATCTTAAAGGCACAGTATCGGTGGAGGAAGCTATAGCGCGGCGGCGTAGCATAAGGCGTTTCAAGAAAAGACCCCTAACCATAAAGCAGATATCACAACTTTTGTGGGCCTGCCAGGGAATCACCGACCCCATAAACAAATTAAGAGCAGCCCCTTCCGCCGGTGCAACATATCCTTTCGAAACATATGTGGTCGTGGGCGATGTCGAAGGGCTTGAGGATGGCGTGTATCATTACGAACCCGAGACGCACTCGATAACTCTGGTAAGAAGCGGCGATTTAAGAAGATTGCTTGCTATAGCATGCCTCAGACAGATGTTCATAGAGGATGCGCCGGCTACAATAGTTCTGGCTGCGGTTTTTGAGAGAACAAAGAGATACTACGGAGAGCGGGCATACAGATACATATCCATGGAGGCTGGGCATATAGGCGAGAATCTGCATCTTCAGTGCGTTGCCATGGGCTTGGGGACGGTAATGGTTGGTGCTTTTTACGATAACGATGTGAAAACAGTTTTAGGGATAGATGAGCATCCGCTTTATGTTATGCCGGTGGGATACCCGCGCTGA
- a CDS encoding 3-isopropylmalate dehydratase large subunit, with translation MGQTIAQKILAKKSGRGSVEVGEIVEVRPDHVLSHDNTAAISKKFAQLPIERVLDPEQPVIILDHTVPPSTAAYANNHKLIREFAQKNGIKHFYDVGRGICHQVLVEEGFAYPGALILGADSHTTTYGALGAASAGIGRSEVAAIWATGKMWLRVPESMLIKIYGDFPFGTTSKDLILKIIGDIGADGALYRSVEFAGEGIRNMSVASRMVLANMSVEMGAKFGIVHPDDKVDEFLSDKTQIKYEHILPDPDAQYVEVLNYNLDELEPMVAMPHTVDNVAPVADVVGTKVNQVFFGSCTNGRVEDFHMAASIIAGRRVANGVRMLAFPASSKVLSEIIADGTAKKLIDAGVILMNPGCGPCLGAHEGVLADGEICISTANRNFKGRMGNPNAFIYLASPYTAAAAAVAGEIVDPRELL, from the coding sequence ATGGGACAGACAATAGCTCAAAAAATTCTGGCCAAAAAAAGCGGCAGGGGAAGCGTTGAAGTGGGCGAAATAGTGGAAGTTCGACCGGACCATGTGCTTTCCCACGACAATACCGCCGCTATATCGAAAAAATTCGCTCAACTTCCTATAGAGCGTGTTCTCGATCCTGAACAACCAGTTATAATTCTCGATCATACGGTGCCACCATCAACCGCTGCCTACGCAAACAACCACAAACTAATAAGAGAATTCGCCCAGAAAAACGGGATAAAACACTTTTACGATGTGGGACGAGGGATATGCCATCAAGTGCTCGTTGAGGAGGGGTTCGCCTATCCCGGAGCATTGATTCTTGGCGCCGACTCTCACACTACCACCTATGGAGCTTTGGGCGCTGCCAGCGCAGGAATCGGACGAAGCGAGGTCGCCGCGATATGGGCAACGGGTAAAATGTGGCTTCGAGTACCGGAAAGCATGCTTATAAAAATTTATGGCGACTTTCCTTTTGGCACGACATCGAAAGACCTCATCTTAAAAATCATAGGCGACATCGGCGCTGATGGTGCTCTTTATCGTTCCGTAGAGTTCGCAGGTGAGGGCATCAGGAATATGTCCGTAGCAAGCAGAATGGTGCTCGCTAATATGTCCGTAGAAATGGGCGCGAAGTTCGGTATAGTTCATCCTGACGACAAAGTCGACGAGTTTCTCAGCGATAAAACGCAAATTAAGTACGAACACATTCTTCCCGACCCGGACGCGCAGTATGTTGAAGTTTTAAACTACAATCTCGATGAATTAGAACCGATGGTCGCAATGCCTCACACTGTCGATAATGTTGCTCCCGTTGCCGATGTGGTTGGCACGAAAGTTAATCAGGTGTTTTTCGGTTCGTGCACCAACGGGAGAGTCGAGGATTTTCACATGGCAGCCTCGATAATTGCGGGCAGGCGTGTCGCTAACGGTGTTAGAATGCTCGCATTCCCGGCGAGCAGCAAAGTCCTTTCGGAAATTATAGCTGATGGAACGGCAAAAAAGCTTATCGATGCCGGCGTTATTTTGATGAATCCCGGTTGCGGACCTTGTCTCGGCGCGCACGAGGGCGTCCTCGCTGATGGTGAGATATGTATATCAACCGCCAATCGCAACTTTAAAGGCAGGATGGGCAATCCGAACGCCTTCATATATCTTGCAAGCCCGTACACGGCCGCCGCAGCTGCAGTAGCAGGTGAAATAGTGGACCCAAGAGAGTTGCTGTAA
- a CDS encoding DUF3276 family protein, whose product MKDDFGRLYSKRIIAGSRTYFFDVKETGDGVKYLTITESRKIDDGEFRRERIFIFEEYIDLFIQGLMNAVDFAKKQ is encoded by the coding sequence TTGAAGGATGATTTTGGTAGACTCTATTCAAAAAGAATTATAGCTGGAAGCAGAACCTATTTCTTTGATGTTAAAGAGACTGGAGATGGTGTAAAATACTTGACAATTACGGAGTCACGGAAAATCGACGACGGCGAGTTTAGACGGGAAAGAATATTTATTTTCGAAGAATACATCGATCTATTCATTCAGGGACTCATGAATGCGGTTGACTTCGCAAAAAAACAATAA